One genomic window of Ruminococcus gauvreauii includes the following:
- a CDS encoding heavy metal translocating P-type ATPase: MKRMEESLGPQHKETCGCGHEHHEHHDHHEHDHESCGCGHEHHDHGHESCGCGHEHHDHGHESCGCGHEHHEHAFHSGNTAELPDDGHEKSVYILENLGCANCAAKMEQKIQELPGVSAASITFATKQLRISADGQAALIPQIQSICSSIESEVRVVPKDTISAGSSKTKTYILQNLGCANCAAKMEQRINQLTDVECASITFATKQLKLTAKSPQRLIPEIQKICNAIEDGIEIVEKESSVRSHEAVAAKKGMSESTRALTEIIIGAVLFIAGEILEHMGFGTAVTLPIYTVAYAVLGWKVIWTAIRNIARGQIFDENFLMSIATLGAFVIREYPEAVGVMLFYRVGEFFEEKAVSKSRSQIMDAVDLRPETVNLISGGDVLVIPSEEARIGDVLLVRPGDRIPLDGVIIEGSSQLDTSPITGEPVPVKAETGDSILSGCVNTSGQLKIRVEKELSESMVTRILDSVENAAASKPVIDRFITRFARIYTPFVVILALVTAVLPSLITGDWQHWIYTALTFLVMSCPCALVLSVPLAFFSGIGAGSKKGILFKGGISLEALKGVRAVVMDKTGTITEGNFIVQETVPSGHITQDELLSLAAGCEQSSTHPIAVSIVEAARVKDLRLSKPASLEEIAGHGIKAVIDGREVLCGNRKLMEAQHVDIASYRPSSFGTEVLIAIDGIFSGHLTISDTIKEDARSSITALKKLGLTTIMLTGDAQESADSVAEQTGIDEVHARLLPQDKLTRLHDLRSRYGSVMFVGDGINDAPVLAGANVGAAMGSGADAAIEAADVVFMTSSMEAIPQSVGIARSTSRISWQNVIFALVIKGIVMVLGLCGFASMWLAVFADTGVAFLCILNSIRILYKRL, encoded by the coding sequence ATGAAACGCATGGAAGAATCGCTTGGACCTCAGCACAAAGAAACCTGTGGCTGCGGGCATGAACATCATGAGCACCACGACCACCATGAGCACGACCATGAATCCTGCGGCTGCGGGCATGAGCACCATGACCACGGGCATGAGTCCTGCGGCTGCGGGCATGAGCACCATGACCACGGGCATGAGTCCTGCGGCTGCGGCCATGAACATCATGAGCACGCTTTTCACAGCGGCAATACTGCCGAACTACCGGATGACGGCCACGAAAAGAGCGTTTACATTTTAGAAAATCTCGGCTGTGCCAATTGTGCAGCTAAGATGGAGCAGAAAATACAGGAACTCCCCGGTGTGTCTGCAGCCAGCATCACGTTTGCCACAAAGCAGCTGCGTATATCCGCCGACGGCCAGGCCGCATTGATTCCACAGATCCAGAGTATCTGCTCCTCCATCGAATCAGAAGTTCGCGTCGTGCCGAAGGATACTATTTCTGCAGGCAGCAGCAAAACTAAAACTTATATCCTTCAGAATCTCGGATGTGCCAACTGCGCTGCAAAGATGGAGCAACGGATCAACCAGCTCACCGATGTGGAGTGTGCATCCATTACCTTTGCCACAAAGCAGCTGAAACTCACAGCAAAATCGCCGCAGCGTCTGATTCCAGAGATTCAGAAGATCTGCAACGCGATTGAGGACGGTATTGAAATTGTCGAAAAAGAATCCTCTGTGCGCAGCCATGAAGCCGTTGCTGCAAAAAAGGGGATGTCGGAAAGCACCCGCGCCCTGACAGAAATCATCATCGGGGCGGTCCTTTTCATCGCCGGTGAAATACTGGAACATATGGGCTTTGGAACTGCCGTCACACTCCCCATCTATACTGTCGCTTATGCGGTCCTTGGCTGGAAAGTCATCTGGACAGCGATCAGGAATATTGCCAGAGGACAGATATTTGATGAAAACTTCCTGATGAGTATCGCAACGCTGGGTGCCTTTGTTATCCGCGAATATCCGGAAGCGGTCGGTGTTATGCTGTTCTACCGCGTCGGTGAGTTCTTCGAAGAAAAGGCAGTTTCAAAAAGCCGCTCACAGATTATGGATGCGGTTGATCTGCGCCCCGAAACCGTTAATCTCATCTCAGGCGGCGATGTACTGGTGATTCCGTCCGAAGAAGCGAGAATCGGCGACGTGCTGCTCGTTCGTCCCGGTGATCGTATTCCGCTCGACGGAGTGATCATCGAAGGCAGCAGTCAGCTGGATACCTCGCCTATCACAGGAGAGCCTGTTCCTGTCAAGGCAGAAACCGGTGATTCCATCCTGTCGGGATGTGTCAATACCAGCGGTCAGCTGAAAATCCGTGTTGAAAAGGAATTATCAGAGTCCATGGTGACACGAATCCTGGATTCCGTTGAGAATGCAGCAGCCAGTAAACCGGTTATTGACCGTTTTATTACAAGATTTGCCCGGATTTACACACCGTTTGTCGTTATCCTCGCCCTTGTAACTGCCGTCCTGCCTTCCCTGATTACAGGTGACTGGCAGCACTGGATCTACACTGCGCTCACCTTCCTGGTCATGAGCTGTCCATGCGCTCTTGTTCTCAGTGTACCTCTGGCATTCTTTTCCGGGATCGGCGCGGGTTCCAAAAAAGGGATCCTGTTCAAAGGAGGAATTTCACTTGAGGCATTAAAAGGAGTCCGCGCAGTTGTCATGGATAAGACAGGTACGATTACAGAGGGTAACTTCATTGTACAGGAAACCGTTCCCAGCGGCCATATCACGCAGGATGAGCTTCTGTCGCTGGCAGCAGGCTGTGAACAATCTTCTACGCACCCGATCGCCGTGAGCATAGTGGAAGCTGCAAGAGTGAAGGATCTGAGACTTTCCAAGCCGGCATCTCTTGAGGAAATTGCCGGCCATGGTATCAAAGCAGTCATTGACGGCAGAGAAGTACTGTGCGGCAACCGCAAACTTATGGAAGCACAGCATGTTGATATCGCCAGCTACCGCCCATCGTCATTCGGAACAGAAGTCCTGATCGCCATTGACGGTATTTTCTCGGGACATCTGACAATCTCCGATACCATCAAAGAGGATGCCAGGTCAAGTATTACCGCCTTGAAAAAACTGGGGCTGACCACAATCATGCTGACCGGCGATGCACAGGAAAGTGCAGATTCCGTGGCAGAGCAGACCGGCATCGACGAGGTTCATGCCAGGCTGCTGCCTCAGGATAAGCTTACACGTTTACATGATCTGCGCAGCAGATACGGCAGCGTCATGTTCGTCGGTGACGGCATCAATGATGCCCCGGTGCTTGCCGGTGCCAATGTAGGCGCTGCCATGGGGAGCGGAGCGGACGCAGCAATTGAAGCGGCAGATGTTGTCTTTATGACCTCAAGCATGGAAGCCATTCCTCAGTCTGTAGGGATCGCCCGTTCCACCAGCAGAATCTCCTGGCAGAACGTTATCTTCGCTCTGGTCATCAAGGGAATCGTGATGGTGCTGGGACTCTGCGGATTCGCATCCATGTGGCTGGCCGTGTTTGCGGATACCGGAGTAGCATTTCTCTGTATCCTGAACTCAATCCGTATTCTTTACAAACGCTTATAG
- a CDS encoding ArsR/SmtB family transcription factor, with protein sequence MSKEKIEVCTEAHHHRNLKNTPMPAEDILYRLADLFKVFGDPTRIRILYKLSEQELCVCDIAEVLEMTQSAISHQLRILKQMSLVKFRREGKTVYYSLADDHVATILAQGLDHVEE encoded by the coding sequence ATGTCAAAAGAAAAGATAGAAGTCTGCACAGAAGCCCATCATCACCGTAACCTGAAAAACACCCCAATGCCTGCAGAAGACATCCTGTACCGGCTGGCAGATCTGTTCAAAGTATTTGGCGATCCCACCAGAATCCGAATATTATATAAACTCTCGGAACAGGAATTATGTGTCTGTGACATCGCCGAGGTTCTGGAAATGACGCAGAGCGCGATCTCACACCAGCTTCGAATCCTAAAACAGATGTCACTTGTAAAATTTCGCAGGGAGGGAAAAACGGTTTACTATTCCCTTGCTGATGACCATGTGGCAACGATACTGGCTCAGGGACTTGACCATGTCGAAGAATAG
- a CDS encoding ABC transporter ATP-binding protein, with protein MLKLMNVQKTFNKGTINEKKALTGIDLHLRQGDFVTIIGGNGAGKSTMLNMIAGVYPIDSGKIILDGENISRKPEYARAKFLGRVFQDPMKGTAAQMEIQENLALAYRRGQRRTLRWGITRAEKARYHEELKSLGLGLEDRMTSKVGLLSGGQRQALTLLMAALQQPKLLLLDEHTAALDPKTAAKVLELTENIISEQKLTAMMVTHNMKDAIRMGNRLVMMHEGRIIYDVDGDEKKQLKVEDLLRKFEQASGGEFANDRMMLA; from the coding sequence ATGTTAAAACTGATGAATGTACAGAAGACGTTCAATAAAGGGACGATCAATGAAAAAAAAGCGCTGACCGGCATTGACCTTCATCTGAGGCAGGGGGATTTTGTGACAATTATCGGCGGGAACGGCGCCGGAAAATCAACAATGCTGAATATGATCGCGGGAGTGTATCCGATTGATTCCGGGAAGATCATCCTGGACGGAGAAAATATATCCAGGAAACCGGAATATGCAAGAGCCAAATTCCTCGGACGGGTATTTCAGGATCCCATGAAAGGCACGGCGGCGCAGATGGAGATTCAGGAGAATCTGGCGCTGGCATATCGAAGAGGCCAGCGGAGGACATTGCGTTGGGGGATCACCAGGGCGGAAAAAGCGCGTTACCATGAGGAACTGAAATCTCTGGGTCTGGGTCTGGAAGACCGCATGACCTCGAAGGTAGGCCTGCTTTCCGGAGGCCAGCGGCAGGCGCTGACTCTTCTGATGGCTGCGCTGCAGCAGCCGAAACTGCTGCTTCTGGACGAACATACGGCGGCGCTGGACCCCAAGACGGCAGCCAAGGTGCTGGAACTGACGGAGAATATAATATCGGAGCAGAAACTGACAGCGATGATGGTAACTCATAATATGAAGGATGCCATTCGTATGGGCAATCGGCTGGTCATGATGCACGAGGGCAGGATTATCTACGATGTGGACGGAGATGAGAAGAAACAGCTGAAGGTGGAGGATCTGCTCAGGAAATTTGAACAGGCCAGCGGCGGAGAATTTGCAAATGACCGCATGATGCTGGCGTAG
- a CDS encoding rhodanese-like domain-containing protein, whose amino-acid sequence MRRIKTAAALTGLLILSGILTACSPGGKTDETGTSDSTASYRKITAEEAKKRIDTGDDIVILDVRTEEEYEEKHIPGAILIPNEEIGDERLAALPSLDQEILVYCRSGNRSAQAAKKMTAAGYTNVFDFGGISDWPYDTESGAPGEPKEEATEQGETKDHTAGPFGAFETETLGGEPVNQDIFGEAKLTMVNFWATYCGACIQHMPYLSELDKEYRDQGFQILGVITDVSKPEDEAALTIAKSAGTDYTQIIASDDLMRGVLSEIQYVPTTIFVDQNGTQLGETYVGGKPKEEWEKIVEELLEQVNE is encoded by the coding sequence ATGAGAAGAATCAAAACAGCAGCCGCACTGACCGGACTACTGATTCTGTCCGGTATCCTGACTGCCTGTTCGCCCGGCGGTAAGACAGATGAGACCGGGACTTCAGACAGTACCGCATCATATCGGAAAATCACAGCGGAGGAAGCAAAAAAACGCATCGATACCGGTGATGATATCGTGATTCTGGATGTACGTACCGAGGAAGAATATGAAGAAAAACACATCCCGGGAGCCATACTGATCCCAAATGAAGAGATTGGAGATGAGCGGCTTGCAGCTCTTCCTTCGCTGGACCAGGAGATTCTGGTATACTGCCGAAGCGGAAACCGCAGTGCCCAGGCGGCAAAGAAGATGACAGCGGCCGGCTACACCAACGTCTTTGATTTTGGAGGCATCAGCGACTGGCCCTATGATACCGAGAGCGGAGCACCCGGTGAGCCGAAAGAGGAGGCAACCGAACAGGGAGAAACAAAGGATCATACAGCCGGCCCGTTTGGTGCATTCGAGACCGAGACGCTCGGGGGCGAACCGGTAAATCAGGATATCTTCGGCGAAGCAAAACTGACCATGGTGAATTTCTGGGCCACCTACTGCGGAGCGTGTATTCAGCATATGCCCTACCTGTCAGAATTGGATAAGGAATATCGTGACCAGGGATTTCAGATCTTAGGTGTAATCACGGATGTCAGCAAGCCTGAAGATGAGGCCGCATTAACGATTGCAAAATCGGCGGGGACCGATTATACTCAGATTATCGCATCGGACGATCTGATGCGGGGCGTCCTCTCAGAGATCCAGTATGTGCCGACAACCATATTCGTGGATCAGAACGGTACCCAGCTGGGCGAGACTTATGTGGGCGGCAAGCCGAAAGAAGAATGGGAAAAAATCGTGGAAGAATTACTGGAGCAGGTCAATGAATGA
- a CDS encoding NifB/NifX family molybdenum-iron cluster-binding protein encodes MMKIAVTYEDGKVFQHFGHSEKFKVYETEDGKVVSSEVADTNGSGHGALADFLAEKAVKVLICGGIGQGARQALAQAGIELYPGVSGDADQAVLAYLNGSLSYDPDTVCSHHEHHEHDGECAGGNCCH; translated from the coding sequence ATGATGAAAATAGCAGTCACGTATGAAGATGGAAAGGTTTTTCAGCATTTTGGACATTCGGAGAAATTTAAGGTGTATGAGACAGAGGACGGAAAGGTGGTTTCTTCTGAGGTGGCAGATACCAACGGAAGCGGACACGGGGCACTCGCTGATTTCCTTGCGGAAAAGGCAGTGAAAGTCCTTATCTGCGGGGGGATCGGACAAGGTGCGAGACAGGCGCTTGCACAGGCGGGAATCGAACTGTATCCCGGTGTCAGTGGCGACGCAGATCAGGCGGTTTTGGCATATTTGAATGGCAGTCTCTCCTATGACCCGGACACGGTATGCAGCCATCACGAACACCATGAACATGACGGTGAGTGTGCAGGGGGAAACTGCTGCCACTAG
- the nikB gene encoding nickel ABC transporter permease, whose protein sequence is MNKKQLGRRLIQILVVLFGISFFTFGLTYLSPGDPAEIMLTECGNVPTPELLEQTRAELGLDKPFLIQYGTWLKGVLTGDMGTSYSMKVPVVEKLTSCFWPTLKLALFSLIIMLAVSIPLGILSAVYQNRWPDYLVRGLTFMGVSIPSFWVGLILLSIFGVTLRWVTVSGGSTDFKSLILPAVTLAFSMSAKYTRQVRIAVLEELRQDYVTGARMRGIRESTILWKHVLPNSMLPLVTLLGISLGSLLGGTAVVEIIYNWPGLGSMAVKAISCRDYPLVQGYVLWIALLYMGINLLVDLSYNRLDPRLKEER, encoded by the coding sequence GTGAATAAGAAACAACTGGGAAGAAGATTGATACAGATTTTAGTTGTGCTGTTTGGCATCAGTTTTTTTACTTTTGGGCTGACGTATCTTTCTCCGGGGGACCCCGCGGAAATCATGCTGACTGAGTGCGGGAACGTGCCGACTCCGGAGCTTCTCGAACAGACACGGGCGGAACTTGGCCTGGACAAACCGTTTCTCATTCAATATGGAACCTGGCTGAAGGGTGTTCTGACCGGGGATATGGGTACTTCTTATTCTATGAAAGTACCTGTCGTGGAAAAACTGACTTCTTGTTTCTGGCCGACCCTGAAACTGGCATTGTTCTCACTGATCATCATGCTGGCTGTGTCCATTCCACTGGGGATTCTGTCGGCTGTATACCAGAACCGATGGCCGGATTACCTGGTGCGGGGGCTGACCTTTATGGGAGTCTCAATCCCAAGCTTCTGGGTCGGTTTGATTCTGCTCAGTATTTTCGGTGTTACGCTCAGATGGGTTACCGTATCGGGGGGAAGTACGGATTTTAAATCACTGATTCTTCCTGCGGTAACGCTGGCATTTTCCATGTCGGCAAAGTATACCCGGCAGGTACGCATTGCAGTGTTGGAAGAACTACGGCAGGACTATGTGACGGGAGCAAGGATGCGGGGCATCAGAGAGAGTACGATTCTCTGGAAGCATGTGCTCCCGAATTCCATGCTGCCGCTGGTCACACTTCTGGGAATTTCTCTGGGGAGTCTGCTCGGTGGTACTGCAGTTGTTGAAATCATTTATAACTGGCCGGGACTGGGAAGCATGGCGGTCAAAGCGATCTCCTGCCGGGATTATCCGCTGGTACAGGGATATGTGCTGTGGATTGCGCTGCTGTATATGGGAATTAATCTGCTGGTGGATCTCTCCTATAACCGGCTGGATCCCAGGCTGAAGGAGGAAAGATAA
- a CDS encoding LysR family transcriptional regulator, protein MDIKQLQYFVTSVDLGSFHAAAEVLITTQPNVSKVIKALEEEMGMVLLVRNRSGVTLTREGEQVYRYALSTLKNFEMLNSLKGEREEGLTVCCTPSNNLSTLLAEFYGLKAYRKPHLDLREGDFEDIVVWVHRRSAELGFTYISRRNQPVFEERLRTKGLEFHELAKTSLFLFCSEKNPLFDRRCVSEKDLEAVKLIQRREDIHSLSKHLGVLNGEGLNRSGRQEIACTNSDHFLIQLLKHTDYCSVDSSFLKDKYKEYQIKAIPVRGSENSVSFGYIKRIKDSLSEMAHEFIRYLEEQIGKER, encoded by the coding sequence ATGGATATCAAGCAGTTGCAGTATTTTGTGACAAGTGTTGATCTGGGGAGTTTTCATGCAGCAGCGGAGGTGCTGATCACGACACAGCCGAATGTCAGTAAGGTTATCAAGGCGCTGGAAGAAGAGATGGGCATGGTGCTGCTTGTCAGGAACAGAAGCGGGGTTACGCTGACGAGAGAGGGAGAGCAGGTCTACCGGTATGCACTGAGTACGCTGAAGAATTTTGAAATGCTGAATAGTCTAAAGGGAGAAAGAGAAGAGGGACTGACGGTGTGCTGTACACCCAGTAATAATCTGTCAACGCTTCTCGCAGAATTTTACGGGCTGAAAGCGTATAGAAAACCACATCTGGATCTCAGAGAAGGCGACTTTGAAGATATCGTGGTATGGGTGCACCGGAGGAGTGCGGAGCTGGGCTTTACTTACATATCCAGAAGAAATCAGCCGGTATTTGAAGAAAGGCTGAGAACGAAAGGTCTGGAATTCCATGAACTGGCGAAAACATCACTTTTTTTGTTCTGCAGCGAAAAGAATCCGCTGTTCGACAGGCGGTGCGTTTCAGAAAAGGACCTGGAGGCTGTAAAGCTGATTCAGAGAAGAGAGGACATTCACTCTCTGTCGAAGCATTTAGGTGTTTTGAATGGGGAGGGGTTAAACAGATCCGGCAGACAGGAGATCGCCTGTACAAACAGCGATCATTTTTTGATACAGCTGTTGAAACATACAGATTACTGCTCGGTTGACAGCAGTTTTCTAAAAGATAAGTATAAGGAATATCAAATCAAGGCGATTCCTGTCAGAGGAAGCGAAAACAGTGTCTCATTCGGATATATCAAACGAATCAAGGATTCTCTGTCGGAGATGGCGCATGAATTTATCAGATATCTGGAAGAACAGATCGGAAAGGAGAGGTGA
- a CDS encoding aminotransferase class I/II-fold pyridoxal phosphate-dependent enzyme: MRTFDKSAKLDNVLYDVRGPVVEEAGRMEEAGLEILKLNIGNPAPFGFSAPEEVILDIRQSVRDSQGYSDSRGIFAARKAIMQYCQLKGIPNVGINDVYTGNGVSELITLCMQALLNDGDEILIPAPDYPLWTATANLSGGKAVHYICDEQSDWNPDINDIREKITDKTKAIVIINPNNPTGALYPREVLQDIADIAREHELIIFSDEIYDRLVMDQEEHISIASLDPDLFCVTFSGLSKSHMIAGFRIGWMVLSGRKSHVQGYIEGLNMLSNMRLCSNVPAQTIVQTALGGYQSVEEYIVPGGRIYEQRNYICEALNDIPGITAVKPKGGFYIFPKIDTKKFNIRDDEQFVLDFLRSKRVLLVHGGGFNWKEPDHFRIVYLPRVEVLQKSMKKLRDFLEDYHQ, encoded by the coding sequence ATGAGAACATTTGATAAGTCTGCGAAGCTGGACAATGTATTGTATGATGTCAGGGGACCTGTCGTGGAAGAGGCGGGCCGGATGGAAGAGGCAGGACTTGAGATTCTGAAGCTGAACATTGGAAATCCTGCGCCGTTTGGCTTTTCGGCGCCGGAAGAAGTGATCCTTGATATTCGTCAGTCAGTGCGTGACAGCCAGGGATACTCTGATTCAAGAGGAATTTTTGCGGCCAGAAAGGCGATTATGCAGTACTGCCAGCTGAAGGGGATTCCAAATGTCGGTATCAATGATGTATATACCGGGAATGGCGTGAGCGAACTGATCACGCTGTGTATGCAGGCTCTGCTCAATGACGGGGACGAAATTCTGATACCTGCACCGGATTATCCGCTCTGGACCGCCACGGCAAATCTATCCGGCGGGAAAGCGGTTCATTACATCTGTGACGAACAGTCTGACTGGAATCCGGATATCAACGATATACGGGAGAAGATCACAGATAAGACAAAGGCTATCGTCATCATCAATCCGAATAATCCGACGGGCGCACTGTATCCCAGAGAGGTCCTGCAGGACATTGCAGATATTGCCCGCGAACATGAACTGATCATCTTTTCGGATGAAATCTACGACCGGCTGGTGATGGACCAGGAAGAGCATATATCGATTGCTTCTCTTGACCCGGATCTGTTCTGCGTGACGTTTTCCGGACTCTCCAAATCACATATGATCGCGGGGTTTCGGATCGGCTGGATGGTGCTGAGCGGCAGAAAATCTCATGTGCAGGGATACATAGAGGGGCTGAATATGCTCTCCAATATGCGCCTGTGCTCCAACGTGCCGGCTCAGACAATCGTACAGACTGCGCTCGGAGGGTATCAGAGCGTTGAGGAATATATCGTACCGGGCGGAAGGATTTATGAACAGCGCAACTACATCTGTGAGGCGCTGAATGATATACCGGGAATCACGGCGGTGAAACCGAAGGGCGGTTTTTATATTTTTCCGAAGATCGACACTAAAAAGTTTAATATCAGGGATGATGAACAGTTTGTGCTGGACTTTCTTCGCAGCAAACGCGTATTGCTGGTACATGGCGGCGGATTTAACTGGAAAGAACCGGATCATTTCCGGATCGTATATCTGCCGCGCGTGGAGGTGCTGCAAAAATCCATGAAGAAGCTGCGGGATTTTCTGGAGGATTATCATCAGTAG
- a CDS encoding 4Fe-4S binding protein, which produces MDKQKKKTDSRIRLWVQAAFTALTNGYVWGFVEGRIFTGPTKSLCVPGLNCYSCPGALGSCPIGSLQAVLGSRNYRFSFYIFGFLVLVGSLLGRFVCGWLCPFGLVQDLIYKIPFVRKWKNLPGHRVLVWAKYVILLVFVILLPLLVLDITGQGAPWFCQYICPSGTLMAGIPLMIGNEALRGAAGFLFAWKGVILAVIVLLSLMIYRPFCKYLCPLGAVYGLFHPIALYRYRVDAEKCTHCGKCEKVCKMGIQVWKTPNSRECIRCGDCIRSCSFGAVDSTWKKRKDVTEK; this is translated from the coding sequence TTGGATAAACAAAAGAAAAAAACAGATTCAAGAATACGGTTGTGGGTACAGGCTGCCTTCACCGCACTGACAAACGGATACGTATGGGGCTTTGTCGAGGGCAGGATCTTTACCGGACCGACAAAATCCCTGTGTGTTCCCGGTCTGAACTGCTACTCCTGTCCGGGTGCTCTTGGCTCCTGTCCGATCGGATCGCTGCAGGCAGTACTGGGCAGCAGGAATTACAGGTTTTCATTTTACATATTTGGCTTCCTGGTCCTGGTCGGTTCACTGCTTGGGAGGTTCGTATGCGGCTGGCTGTGCCCTTTTGGGCTGGTTCAGGACCTTATCTATAAAATTCCCTTTGTGCGAAAATGGAAGAACCTTCCCGGACACCGGGTCCTTGTATGGGCGAAGTACGTGATACTGCTCGTCTTTGTAATACTGCTTCCCCTGCTGGTTTTGGATATAACAGGGCAGGGAGCCCCATGGTTCTGTCAGTACATATGCCCCAGCGGAACATTGATGGCCGGCATTCCCCTGATGATCGGAAATGAAGCACTCCGGGGAGCCGCGGGATTTCTGTTTGCATGGAAGGGCGTGATCCTGGCAGTGATCGTACTGCTCTCTCTTATGATCTACCGCCCGTTCTGCAAATATCTCTGCCCCCTCGGCGCAGTGTATGGGCTTTTTCATCCCATCGCCCTGTACCGCTATCGCGTGGATGCAGAAAAATGCACACACTGCGGGAAATGTGAAAAGGTGTGTAAAATGGGCATCCAGGTGTGGAAAACACCTAACAGCCGGGAATGTATCCGCTGCGGCGACTGTATTCGCAGCTGCAGTTTTGGCGCTGTGGATTCTACATGGAAAAAACGAAAGGATGTAACGGAGAAATGA
- a CDS encoding CD1871A family CXXC motif-containing protein, with protein sequence MNETKRTWIRRSLLLAAVFGITLGVLRGEADTVFMKAVNVCLECIGIG encoded by the coding sequence ATGAATGAGACGAAGAGAACATGGATTCGAAGATCACTGCTGCTGGCCGCTGTATTCGGAATCACCCTGGGCGTTCTGAGAGGTGAGGCTGATACGGTCTTTATGAAGGCAGTCAATGTATGTCTGGAGTGTATTGGAATTGGATAA
- a CDS encoding DUF134 domain-containing protein yields the protein MPRPCKRRRICEMPQNRRFLPSDTAQGNSEPVIMALDEYETIRLIDFEGMNQEECARSMGVARTTVQAIYNSARRKLAECLIEGKELYVDGGDYVLCEGDNRGCGCGHCRRQQNIKGGKYDENSSHV from the coding sequence ATGCCAAGGCCGTGTAAACGCCGCCGTATCTGCGAAATGCCGCAGAACAGAAGATTTTTGCCCTCGGATACTGCACAGGGAAATAGCGAGCCTGTGATTATGGCGCTGGACGAATATGAGACGATCAGACTGATTGATTTCGAAGGAATGAATCAGGAAGAGTGTGCACGCAGTATGGGAGTCGCCCGTACCACCGTGCAGGCGATCTATAACAGCGCACGCCGAAAACTGGCGGAGTGTCTGATTGAGGGGAAAGAGCTTTATGTGGACGGAGGAGATTACGTTCTGTGCGAAGGCGATAACAGAGGATGCGGCTGCGGGCACTGCAGAAGACAACAGAATATAAAAGGAGGAAAATATGATGAAAATAGCAGTCACGTATGA
- a CDS encoding RrF2 family transcriptional regulator: protein MTSEFAIAVHALVFLNHKGETLSSDALADNVCTNPARVRKVMAPLKSAGLVGTREGVKGGYYMTLPADQLTLAQISDALRMPLIKASWKTGSVDKECLVASGMAGIMDGIYGELNDLCLRHLAHITIQDIDDRIFHSRSSAT from the coding sequence ATGACAAGTGAATTTGCGATCGCAGTGCATGCACTCGTATTTTTAAACCATAAAGGAGAAACCTTATCCAGCGACGCACTTGCAGACAATGTCTGTACCAATCCGGCGCGCGTTCGGAAGGTGATGGCCCCCCTGAAATCCGCCGGTCTGGTGGGAACCAGGGAGGGCGTAAAGGGCGGATACTATATGACGCTGCCTGCAGACCAGCTGACACTGGCTCAGATCAGCGATGCACTGCGTATGCCGCTGATTAAAGCTTCCTGGAAAACGGGAAGCGTGGATAAAGAATGCCTGGTAGCTTCCGGCATGGCTGGAATCATGGACGGTATTTACGGAGAATTAAACGATCTCTGTCTGAGACATCTGGCACATATCACAATCCAAGATATCGATGACAGGATTTTTCACTCCCGCAGCTCTGCGACCTGA